Proteins encoded together in one Plasmodium brasilianum strain Bolivian I chromosome 6, whole genome shotgun sequence window:
- a CDS encoding 60S ribosomal protein L4: MATVRPVANVYGTSGNKVVGEVEIPVVFQTPIRNDLIQEVFKNVSKNRRHPYAVKLDAGYETSAESWGTGRAVARIPRVPGGGTHRAGQGAFGNMCRGGGMFNPTKIWRRWGRKVNLKEKRYAVCSSIAASGVTSLVFARGHRISNIKEVPLVVSNDIESISKTKEAVKFLVSLGLKDEINRLIKSKKIRAGKGKMRNRKYKIRNGPLIIFDRDAGVKKAFRNIPGVDLCRVTKLNLLKLAPGGSIGRLCIWSENAFKKLDVIYGKKYAKRITKKNYVLPKSIVHNPDIYRIINSELVQASLLAKKRPCKKRLQNKNSLTNFAVRCRLNPAYKLLRSLAIKRMKKSIAEKLKNKKEKRVKNKIEKKELQKINHAYYNGIAKSVKRKKKKEEKKAKSRKNENKAVITTAADE; encoded by the coding sequence ATGGCAACTGTGAGACCTGTCGCGAATGTGTATGGTACGAGTGGAAATAAAGTTGTTGGAGAGGTAGAAATACCAGTAGTTTTTCAAACGCCAATAAGAAATGATTTGATACAGGAGGTGTTTAAAAACGTATCAAAAAATAGAAGGCACCCATATGCTGTAAAATTGGATGCAGGCTATGAAACATCAGCTGAGTCGTGGGGAACAGGTAGAGCAGTAGCAAGAATACCAAGAGTTCCAGGAGGAGGCACACATAGAGCAGGGCAAGGTGCTTTTGGAAACATGTGTAGAGGTGGTGGTATGTTTAACCCAACGAAGATATGGAGAAGATGGGGTAGGAAAGTtaatttaaaggaaaaaaggtaTGCTGTGTGTTCCTCTATTGCAGCTAGTGGTGTGACGTCTTTAGTTTTTGCTAGAGGTCATCGTATATCGAATATTAAAGAAGTTCCACTAGTAGTTAGCAATGATATTGAATCCATTAGTAAGACAAAAGAAGCTGTGAAATTTTTAGTTAGTCTTGGATTAAAGGATGAAATTAATAGATTAATTAAgtctaaaaaaataagagcaggaaaaggaaaaatgagaaatagaaaatataaaattagaaatggtccacttattatttttgatagGGATGCAGGTGTTAAGAAAGCTTTTAGAAATATCCCAGGGGTAGACTTATGTCGAGTAACCAAACTAAATTTATTGAAATTAGCTCCAGGAGGATCCATAGGTAGGTTATGTATATGGAGTGAAAACGCATTTAAGAAATTAGATGTTATATATGGAAAGAAATATGCTAAAAGAATTAcgaagaaaaattatgtgTTACCTAAGTCTATTGTACATAATCCTGACATAtatagaattattaatagtGAGTTAGTACAAGCAAGTTTGTTAGCTAAGAAGAGACCATGCAAAAAGagattacaaaataaaaactcCTTGACAAACTTTGCTGTAAGATGTAGACTTAACCCTGCTTATAAATTACTACGATCATTGGCCATTAAGAGAATGAAAAAGAGTATTGCAGAGAAGTTgaagaacaaaaaagaaaagagagttaaaaataagataGAGAAGAAAGAACtccaaaaaattaatcatGCTTACTATAACGGAATAGCAAAATCGGTtaagagaaagaaaaagaaggaagAGAAAAAGGCAAAGTCAAGGAAGAATGAAAACAAAGCTGTTATAACCACTGCAGCGGATGAATAA
- a CDS encoding subtilisin-like protease 3, which translates to MLFRTYYYTFFYFLTHSIVNNICFKHIRYVRKYGNVLSRKKGGENYSCNFLKKECYCYKHRFLQEENKRGALYIEAYSKEEGNIGGYAGENMGEYIGENMSVRHINMRNHNKGYKHMNKELFDKLKKKRLIINFKKYDNILNSRNFKNRFINLLSYCGKVKKLDYINFYLYNFFANVNERLLNICLLLLSSQRIQVEFDYKIRLTEEKNFTMNASGQHNVSNMSTDSSLCVHCDPMHRFFTLSNKLGFKKHMNRLRRGYKSTNIFEGYDETKIKEGIELSIPYEKHDVHVCIVDTGIDYNHVDLKNNIIVVKQFERKNNKNYEKSKGNNEDKNKDRYTDRNEDAEKDSYNYSEKHPSSELDNSIDGHGHGTFIAGIIAGNSPKNNNGIRGISKRAKLIICKALNNNNAGNISDILECFNFCAKKRAKIINASFASTNNYPSLYKALKELQEKNVLVISSSGNCNSQDDSKNTFTECNLNVKKLYPPAYSVQLHNLIVVSNMIQEKDSHIYLSPDSCYSNNYVHLAAPGNNIISTFPSNKYAISSGSSFSAAVITGLASIIFSINSKLTNEQVIQIFRSSIVQAKSLQDKVKWGGYLNVYNLVKYAIEHSTHS; encoded by the coding sequence ATGTTATTTAGAACGTACTActacacatttttttattttcttactCATAGtattgtaaataatatatgttttaagcATATAAGATATGTAAGGAAGTATGGTAACGTATTAAGTAGGAAAAAGGGGGGTGAAAATTAttcatgtaattttttaaaaaaggaatgcTATTGTTATAAGCACCGGTTTTTACAAGAAGAGAATAAAAGAGGTGCATTATATATAGAGGCTTATTCCAAAGAAGAAGGAAATATAGGAGGATATGCGGGAGAAAATATGGGAGAATATATAGGAGAAAATATGAGTGTACGACATATTAATATGAGAAACCATAATAAGGGTTATAAACATATGAACAAAGAGTTAtttgataaattaaaaaaaaaaagattaattataaattttaaaaaatatgataatattttaaatagcAGGAATTTTAAAAACCGATTTATAAACTTACTTTCATATTGTGGAAAGGTAAAAAAGTTAGactacataaatttttatttatataatttttttgctaaCGTAAATGAAAGATTGTTAAACATATGTTTACTCTTGTTAAGTAGTCAAAGAATACAAGTAGAATTTGACTATAAAATACGCCTTACTGAAGAGAAAAATTTTACCATGAACGCATCGGGGCAGCACAATGTGAGCAATATGTCAACAGATTCCTCACTGTGTGTACATTGCGATCCTATGCATAGATTTTTCACGTTAAGTAACAAATTAGGGTTTAAGAAGCACATGAATAGGCTACGTAGAGGATATAAGAGTACGAATATTTTTGAGGGATATgatgaaacaaaaataaaagaaggaATAGAATTATCCATTCCGTACGAAAAGCATGATGTGCATGTGTGTATTGTCGACACGGGTATTGATTACAACCACGTAGatttaaagaataatatcATAGTAGTAAAGCAGTTCGAAcggaaaaataataaaaattacgaGAAAAGTAAAGGTAACaatgaagataaaaataaggatAGGTATACGGACAGAAATGAGGACGCGGAAAAAGATAGTTACAATTATAGTGAGAAACATCCATCTAGTGAGTTGGACAATTCGATAGATGGTCACGGGCATGGAACGTTCATTGCTGGTATCATCGCAGGGAATAgtccaaaaaataataatggcaTAAGGGGGATAAGCAAAAGAGCGAAGCTAATAATATGTAAggcattaaataataataatgctgGAAACATAAGTGATATATTAGAATGTTTCAATTTTTgtgcaaaaaaaagagcaaaaattattaatgctAGTTTTGCAAGTACAAATAATTATCCATCTTTATATAAAGCATTAAAAGAGTTAcaggaaaaaaatgttttagtTATATCTTCCTCAGGTAATTGTAATTCTCAAGATGATTCCAAAAACACATTTACAGAATGTAAtcttaatgtaaaaaaattatatccaCCAGCTTATTCTGTACAGTTACATAATCTTATAGTTGTATCAAATATGATTCAAGAAAAAGACagtcatatttatttatctccTGATTCTTgttatagtaataattatgtacatttagCTGCCCCAGGAAATAACATTATTTCAACTTTTCCTTCTAATAAATATGCAATAAGTAGTGGATCATCTTTTTCTGCTGCTGTTATTACAGGTTTAGCGtccataatattttcaattaacTCAAAATTAACGAATGAACAAGtcatacaaatatttagaaGTTCGATTGTCCAAGCAAAATCGCTTCAGGATAAAGTCAAGTGGGGTGGTTATCTAAATGTCTATAACCTTGTCAAATATGCCATAGAGCACTCCACGCATAGTTAA
- a CDS encoding rhomboid protease ROM4, which produces MEINKVANLKDEEKNKNKKSIFGKVVDPQRRNRGNITTTYEKKKIDGSKINILDEYKMNKGTGPFGKAAVEDSANSSDRGSDISDIMNRNKKNWKGGKNSIGGSKRISGSNDIKRQNTKEGITPKDGKINRDEKEDIKIIVTSDDTLHTLPAGAVGRRAPLNPFSSPMLGKYRRKNKNGKVKVKDPRLNNNPLVGRLIVCISTTAILFWVFFSELIFNYNTFNGRCISKVLYPIYTEPVADKREPFFVFLGYGACEYNLDESASDRHFVGVNTADKGWPTNKVEENSDGSGTSSWDSVNSRVYNLLGGLNTNYIRNYGEIYRLFWSVYLHGGYMHIIFNVICQIQILWMIEPDWGFIRTMLLFFISGITGNLLSAVCDPCGVTIGSSGSLYGLIGALFTYYIEYWKTIPRPCCVLIFMILVIIFGIFIGMFGYTDNYAHMGGCLGGILYGFATITTVSAADKCTLGERMLTSPPFSWFFSEETKQLINAKAKEKKIKGENYRKKQIANKVHKDDALHVVMSIMKNRINDEGRPPCKMKLREWIVRITAASSLIIMWVILFIYLLNENAYKSYKPMGQIKFSGVHSCYCCEIAPQKFPYINVKNFFWCFNNEEATKYYCN; this is translated from the coding sequence ATGGAAATAAACAAAGTAGCTAATCTCAAAGATGAAGAAAAGaacaagaataaaaaaagcatatttGGTAAAGTGGTAGATCCACAAAGACGAAATCGTGGTAATATCACTACcacatatgaaaaaaaaaaaatagatggGTCGAAAATTAATATTCTCGATGagtataaaatgaataaaggAACAGGACCATTTGGCAAAGCGGCAGTGGAGGATAGTGCTAATTCATCTGATAGGGGGAGTGATATTAGTGATATTATGAacaggaataaaaaaaattggaaaggGGGTAAAAACTCGATAGGAGGGTCAAAGAGGATAAGCGGGTCAAACGACATAAAGCGACAAAATACAAAAGAAGGAATAACCCCTAAggatggaaaaataaatagagaCGAAAAAGAagacataaaaattatagtaaCGAGCGATGATACTTTACATACACTACCGGCAGGTGCCGTTGGAAGACGAGCCCCTTTGAACCCTTTTTCATCACCTATGCTTGGAAAATAcagaaggaaaaataaaaatggcaAAGTGAAAGTAAAAGACCCACGGTTAAATAATAATCCACTTGTAGGTAGATTAATTGTGTGTATATCTACAACagcaattttattttgggtatttttttctgaattgatatttaattataatacttttaatGGTAGGTGTATATCAAAGGTGTTATATCCTATATATACTGAACCAGTAGCTGATAAGAGAGAaccattttttgtatttttaggATATGGTGCATGTGAATATAATTTAGATGAATCTGCATCGGATAGACATTTTGTTGGTGTAAATACAGCTGACAAAGGATGGCCAACAAATAAAGTAGAAGAAAATTCAGATGGTTCAGGAACATCTAGCTGGGATTCAGTAAACAGTCgtgtatataatttgttagGAGGGTTAAATACTAATTATATAAGGAATTATGGAGAAATATATAGGTTATTTTGGTCAGTATATTTACATGGAGgatacatgcatataatatttaatgtcATATgtcaaatacaaatattatgGATGATTGAACCAGATTGGGGTTTTATTAGGACAatgttactattttttatttctggTATTACTGGTAATTTATTATCAGCTGTTTGTGATCCTTGTGGTGTAACGATTGGTTCTTCAGGGTCTTTATATGGTTTAATAGGAGCTTTATTTACATACTATATAGAATATTGGAAAACTATTCCTAGACCTTGTtgtgtattaatttttatgattcttgttattatatttggaATATTTATTGGTATGTTTGGGTATACTGATAATTATGCACATATGGGTGGTTGTCTAGGAGGTATCCTCTACGGATTTGCTACCATAACAACTGTGTCAGCTGCTGATAAGTGTACATTAGGAGAACGAATGTTGACCTCCCCCCCTTTTTCTTGGTTCTTTTCAGAAGAAACGAAACAGTTAATTAATGCtaaagcaaaagaaaaaaaaattaaaggagAAAATTAtcgaaaaaaacaaattgcTAATAAAGTACACAAAGATGATGCTCTTCATGTTGTTATGtctattatgaaaaataggATTAATGATGAAGGAAGACCACCatgtaaaatgaaattaagaGAATGGATTGTACGAATTACTGCTGCATCGTCCTTAATTATTATGTGGgtcattttgtttatttatttattaaatgaaaatgccTACAAATCCTATAAACCCATGGGTCAAATAAAATTCTCAGGCGTCCACTCATGCTACTGTTGTGAGATAGCACCTCAAAAATTTCCTTACATTAAtgtcaaaaattttttctggTGTTTCAATAACGAGGAAGCCACAAAGTATTACTGCAATTAG